The proteins below are encoded in one region of Lactuca sativa cultivar Salinas chromosome 3, Lsat_Salinas_v11, whole genome shotgun sequence:
- the LOC128132661 gene encoding uncharacterized protein LOC128132661, giving the protein MVEIGESSFTYLQIFYILNYDIPLLRYKILCWVLPLILHLGILLRTIFISNLNLYFPLFQMCYNNVASSSNPTDSFSLMNLSGRVIFDGSNFMDWIQNIRMVTRYEEKEYVLDKELKEIDESTATLQEIADFRAHERDATKVACIMMATMTVELQKSYEDYYPFEMHQELMERYYQNARQEWYKIISSMITTRKKDGEPITGHMQKMQRYVDRLLKLNVNFPEKLAIDIILHSLLSCYDQFHMNKEEVTLSKLQGLLKTAESGLKGKSVVTTPTPNSALVLAIRKGKGKKRKTPSNGTKGKSLDGSSLSGTKKGSITPSSDPKEVECFYCHEKSHWKWNCPKYLQNVKDG; this is encoded by the coding sequence atggtggaaattggtgaatcttcattcacctaccttcaaatattttatatcttgaattacgacatccctcttctaagatataaaatattgtgttgggtcctacccttaatattacatttgggtattttattaagaactatctttatatctaatctaaacttgtattTTCCTCTTTTTCAGATGTGTTACAACAATGTTGCTtctagctcaaaccctaccgactctttctctctcatgaacctttctgggagagtcatcttcgatggttccaattttatggattggatccagaacatcaggatggtcactcgctacgaggaaaaagaatatgtcctcgataaggagctgaaggaaatcgatgagtctactgctactctccaggagatcgctgactttagggctcatgagagagatgccacaaaagtggcatgtatcatgatggctaCAATGAcagttgaactccaaaagtcctatgaggactattacccttttgagatgcaccaagaattGATGGAAAGATACTATCAAAATGCTCGTCAAGAGTGGTAtaaaataatctcctccatgataacaacccggaagaaggatggtgaacccatcacgggccacatgcagaaaatgcaaaggtatgtggatcgtttgctgaaattgaatgtgaacttccccgagaagttggcaattgacatcattttgcactccttactctcgtgttatgatcaattccacatgaacaaggaggaagttaccctcagcaagcttcaaggacttctgaagaccgctgaaagtggtcttaaaggtaagtcagttgttaccactcctactcctaactccgcccttgtcttggcaatcaggaaaggtaaaggaaaaaaaaggaaaaccCCTTCGAatggtaccaagggaaagtcccttgatggatcctctttaagtggaaccaagaaaggttctatcactccttcgtctgacccaaaagaggttgaatgcttctattgccatgaaaagtcgcactggaagtggaactgcccaaagtacctgcaaaATGTTAAGGATGGgtaa
- the LOC111879336 gene encoding uncharacterized protein LOC111879336, which produces MIHGVIQDVVVNGATVISTPILSIINRKHQHVDKGGVTNEIRWRMLSGKSRYPEHLPLLSRAAAIFWECFDPIEGASGHDLIPVMVYGYAVVEFHLLSTLKFFKFSICPPPLLQEKYIWIGVWWDIFCCSDGRVRRLSACETMGSAIILQ; this is translated from the exons ATGATTCATGGTGTTATTCAAGATGTGGTTGTGAATGGCGCAACTGTAATTTCAACTCCAATTTTGAGTATAATAAACAGGAAACATCAACATGTAGACAAAGGAGGAGTCACAAATGAGATTAGATGGCGGATGTTAAGTGGGAAAAGTCGTTATCCTGAACATTTGCCCCTCCTCTCAAGGGCTGCTGCCATTTTCTGG GAGTGTTTTGATCCCATTGAAGGAGCATCTGGCCATGATCTAATCCCTGTAATGGTATACGGGTATGCTGTGGTTGAATTTCATCTTTTATCAACCTTGAAATTCTTCAAGTTTTCAATTTGCCCCCCTCCACTTTTGCAGGAGAAATATATCTGGATAGGAGTTTGGTGGGATATATTTTGTTGTTCTGATGGCAGG GTTAGAAGACTATCTGCTTGTGAGACAATGGGATCTGCTATTATTTTGCAATGA
- the LOC128132864 gene encoding uncharacterized protein LOC128132864: protein MEPGSLMELQKETVFQEFKLLLCIFIYMFKYTMFIHRAHYIQTTTTTTTTTTTTTTTTTTTTTTTTTTTTTTDHYDDDDDHDDHDHDHDHDHDYYDDYDDYYDYYDDYDDYDYYDDDDYDYYDDYDDDYDYHYDYHYDYHYDYHYDHYDHHYYHHYDHHYDHHYHYYDHDYHHDYHHDYHYDYHYYDYDDYDDYDDDYDDDHYDYHFDYHYDHYDHYDHYYDHYYHHYYHYDYHYYDYDDYDDYYDDDDDDDDDADAAAAAADDDLRPTTTRPRPPPPPPPLLLLLLLLLLWNMNAI from the exons ATGGAGCCTGGATCGCTCATGGAGCTTCAAAAAGAAACGG TATTTCAAGAATTCAAATTATTACTATGCATATTCATTTATATGTTTAAGTACACAATGTTTATACAT CGAGCACATTACATTcaaactactactactactactaccactacGACTACGACTACGACTACGACAACGACCACGACCACGACCACGACCACGACCACGACCACGACCGACCACTACGACGACGACGACGACCACGACGACCACGACCACGACCACGACCACGACCACGACTACTACGACGACTACGACGACTACTACGACTACTACGACGACTACGACGACTACGACTACTACGACGACGACGACTACGACTACTACGACGACTACGACGACGACTACGACTACCACTACGACTACCACTATGACTACCACTACGACTACCACTACGACCACTACGACCACCACTACTACCACCACTACGACCACCACTACGACCACCACTACCACTACTACGACCACGACTACCACCACGACTACCACCACGACTACCACTACGACTACCACTACTACGATTACGACGACTACGACGACTACGACGACGACTACGACGACGACCACTACGACTACCACTTCGACTACCACTACGACCACTACGACCACTACGACCACTACTACGACCACTACTACCACCACTACTACCACTACGACTACCACTACTACGACTACGACGACTACGACGACTACTACGatgacgacgacgacgacgacgacgacgcGGACGCCGCCGCCGCCGCCGCCGACGACGACCTACGACCTACGACGACACGACcacgaccaccaccaccaccaccaccactgcttCTCCTCCTGCTGCTCCTCCTGCT ATGGAACATGAATGCTATTTAG